The sequence TCGCCAAGCAGTCGGGAATTATCGGTTTGAACGCATCGATTGAAGCTGCCTGTGCAGGGGAGCAAGGCAGAGGTTTTGCGATCGTTGCGGGAGAACTGCGCCGTTTGGCTTCGACGTCAGGCGATTTGGCGAAGGCAATCTCAAAGAACCTTGCTTCGCTGTTAGGCGGAGATCTCCTCTCTTTCGCAAACGGTCTTGAATCAAAAAATCTCTCGCAGGCACAGACAGAAGGGAATATGGAACTGACTTCCCCCATTCAAGACGTCACCAAGGAGGCTTTCCTGCTGCAGCAGATGTCGCAGATTCAAACAGGCAGCTAACCACT comes from Effusibacillus pohliae DSM 22757 and encodes:
- a CDS encoding methyl-accepting chemotaxis protein, with translation MKSISEIAKQSGIIGLNASIEAACAGEQGRGFAIVAGELRRLASTSGDLAKAISKNLASLLGGDLLSFANGLESKNLSQAQTEGNMELTSPIQDVTKEAFLLQQMSQIQTGS